A genomic stretch from Coffea arabica cultivar ET-39 chromosome 10c, Coffea Arabica ET-39 HiFi, whole genome shotgun sequence includes:
- the LOC140015868 gene encoding uncharacterized protein, translating to MEDKRSWTKKTNRERGSRRGREGEQVQEPVPEPIEEREAAVEQQPEPQTAGGDQVATAIQQMTNILTRLVEQQGQGKVRRFIQGLNVELQEALAAVQINTFTEVLEKALRIETARTQVRNFHAKRKGAPSGAQGSVRGERSMPPAKSGRGAGSGRFSNTFRGSAPRGNAQRGGQGGRGQGRGFTQGGQTSTPRVTCGYCGKLNHTEDECWRKARKCLRCGSADHQMVNCPLISDTQSTARSNPKPTTAGGARSRVPARVYSLDQTTVLEPTKVVEGTIPVFHRLARILIDPGATHSFVNPAFMLGIDSKVERLPYDLEVRTPTGEATLKLDVRGMIASSALISGIRARKLLSRGARGYLAFLINTPGEKTKLEDMPVISEYPDVFPEELESLPPEREIEFKVDLVPGTTPISKTPYRMAPAELKELKVQLQDLLERGFIHESESPWGAPVLFVKKKDGSLRLCIDYRGLNAVTIKNKYPLPHIDELFDQLQGAVVFSKLDLRQGFVVVFIDDILVYSRSREEHEQHLRIVLQTLREHQLFAKFSKCEFWLEEVGFLGHIISKDGLAVDPAKVEAVAKWKQPENPTEVRSFLGLAGYYRRFIKNFSRIAGPLTNLTKKQGKYIWDVKCENGFQELKKQFTMAPVLALPSGKDSYTVYTDASKEGLGCVLMQNRKVIAYASRKLKTHEQNYPTHDLELAAVVFALKKWRHYLYGVTFEANVVADALSRKAQLASSIVREWGLLEDVCEWKPRLESEKVVFGNIETKSALMERIKEGQVKDPIVQKWVERVKKGELPNFNLSPDGILKFRNRVVVPRDEELKREILEESHCSRYTVKAEHQKPSGSWSQYLTLVEFAYNNSYHSSIQMAPYEALYGRRCRSPIHWDEVGERKVIDPATIPWVEEAYEKVRVIRQRLQTAQSRQKSYADHRRKDLEFEIGDKVFLRITSLKGKIRSGKGKKLQPRYIGPFKMLQRIGKVAYRLELPASLSRIHDVFHVSLLKKYHPDPTHIFPPEDVELDESLTYE from the exons ATGGAGGATAAAAGGAGTTGGACCAAGAAAACTAATCGAGAACGCGGTTCCAGGCGAGGCCGTGAGGGTGAGCAAGTACAGGAACCGGTGCCTGAACCGATAGAGGAGAGGGAGGCAGCGGTTGAACAGCAACCTGAACCCCAGACTGCCGGGGGAGATCAGGTGGCCACTGCCATCCAACAGATGACTAATATTTTGACTCGGTTGGTggagcaacagggtcaagg GAAAGTACGAAGGTTTATACAAGGGTTAAATGTGGAATTGCAAGAAGCCTTAGCAGCGGTCCAAATCAATACTTTCACGGAGGTTCTGGAGAAGGCTTTAAGGATAGAAACTGCTAGGACGCAAGTAAGGAATTTCCACGCTAAGCGGAAAGGGGCACCTAGTGGAGCCCAAGGGTCGGTACGAGGCGAGCGGAGCATGCCACCCGCTAAATCCGGTCGTGGAGCTGGAAGTGGACGATTTTCGAACACGTTTAGGGGCAGTGCTCCGAGAGGGAATGCCCAGAGGGGAGGCCAGGGCGGTAGAGGTCAAGGTAGAGGTTTTACTCAGGGAGGTCAAACCTCCACTCCCCGAGTGACATGTGGGTATTGTGGAAAATTGAACCACACTGAAGACGAGTGCTGGAGAAAGGCTCGGAAGTGCTTGAGGTGCGGAAGTGCGGATCATCAGATGGTCAACTGTCCGCTAATCAGTGACACTCAGTCGACTGCCAGGTCAAACCCAAAGCCGACTACTGCTGGAGGGGCTAGGTCGAGGGTACCGGCCAGAGTGTACTCGCTAGATCAAACAACTGTGCTTGAACCAACCAaggtggtagaaggtacaatccctGTTTTTCACCGGTTAGCTAGAATTTTAATAGACCCCGGTGCTACTCACTCTTTTGTTAATCCTgcatttatgcttggaattgacTCGAAAGTTGAAAggttaccttatgacttagaggtaAGAACACCTACAG GGGAGGCAACTCTAAAGCTTGATGTGAGGGGTATGATAGCCtcttctgcacttatttcgggtaTAAGGGCTAGGAAGTTGCTTAGTCGTGGGGCTCGTGGTTACCTAGCTTTTCTAATTAACACTCCGGGAGAAAAGACTAAGTTGGAAGACATGCCAGTAATCAGTGAATACCCGGACGTATTTCCggaagaattggagtctttGCCACCCGAAagggagattgaatttaaggttgatTTAGTACCCGGAACCACTCCCATCTCTAAAACTCCTTATCGTATGGCACCCGCTGAGCTCAAGGAGTTGAAGGTGCAACTGCAAGACTTGCtagaacgagggtttattcatgAGAGCGAGTCTCCATGGGGAGCTCCagttctatttgttaagaaaaaggacgggagtttaAGGTTGTGCATTGACTATCGAGGATTGAATGCAgtaaccattaagaataaatatccctTGCCCCACATAGATGAGTTATTTGATCAATTACAAGGGGCTGTAGTGTTTTCCAAGTTGGATCTGCGACAAGG gtttgtagtggtgttcattgatgatatcttGGTGTATTCGAGGTCAagggaggagcatgaacaacatTTGCGGATAGTattgcaaaccctaagagagcaccaacTGTTTGCTAAgttcagtaagtgtgaattttggttggaagAGGTGGGGTTTTTAGGTCATATAATTTCGAAAGATGGCCTTGCTGTAGACCCGGCGAAAGTGGAAGCTGTGGCTAAATGGAAACagccagaaaatcccaccgaGGTGCGAAGTTTTCTAGGTCTAGCAGGATACTACCGCAGATTTATAAAGAATTTCTCGAGGATTGCAGGACCCTTGACTAACCtgaccaagaaacaaggaaagtatatttgggaCGTTAAGTGTGAAAATGGTTTTCAAGAGCTTAAGAAACAATTCACTATGGCTCCAGTTTTAGCTTTGCCCAGTGGAAAGGATAGTTAtacggtttataccgatgcttcaaaAGAAGGGCTAGGGTGCGTGCTGATGCAGAATAGGAAAGTGATTGCCTACGCATCCCGAAAGTTAAAAACTCATGAgcaaaattacccgacccatGACTTGGAACTTGCAGCTGTAGTGttcgctttgaagaaatggcgaCATTATCTCTATGGTGTAACTTTCGAG GCCaacgttgtagcagatgctttaagcCGGAAGGCTCAACTGGCAAGTTCTATAGTGAGAGAGTGGGGCCTATTGGAAGATgtatgtgagtggaaacctCGTTTGGAATCGGAAAAGGTGgtttttggaaatattgagaCGAAATCGGCATTGATGGAACGAATCAAAGAGGGCCAAGTGAAGGATCCAATAGTGCAGAAGTGGGTAGAGAGAGTGAAGAAAGGGGAGTTACCTAATTTTAATCTAAGCCCTGATGGAATTTTAAAGTTTCGAAATCGTGTCGTGGTACCTAGGGATGAGGAATTGAAAAGGGAGATTTTAGAGGAATCACATTGctctaggtatacg gtgaaagctGAGCATCAAAAGCCGTCAG GAAGTTGGAGCCAATACTTGACTTTGGTTGAATTCGCgtataacaatagttatcattcctctattcaaatggctccatatgaagctTTGTACGGACGACGATGTCGATCTCCaatccattgggatgaagtaggggaGAGAAAAGTCATAGATCCGGCTACtataccatgggttgaggaagcctaTGAAAAGGTGAGAGTGATCCGCCAGAGACTTCAAACCGCCCAAAGCCGTCAGAAAAGCTATGCCGATCATAGGaggaaagacttggagtttgaaataGGAGATAAGGTGTTTCTTCGGATCACATCATTAAAGGGAAAGATTAGatccggaaaagggaaaaagttgcaaccacgaTATATAGGACCTTTCAAGATGCTGCAGCGAATAGGAAAGGTGGCTTATCGACTTGAGTTACCCGCTAGCTTATCTAGGATCCATGACGTTTTCCACGtttctttgcttaagaaataccatccgGATCCGACTCACATTTTTCCACCCGAAGATGTTGAACTTGACGAGTCTTTAACCTATGAATAA